The Leguminivora glycinivorella isolate SPB_JAAS2020 chromosome 1, LegGlyc_1.1, whole genome shotgun sequence genome includes a region encoding these proteins:
- the LOC125229177 gene encoding menin — protein sequence MSELSQYKKAFPIDSIQKVYELFEDQLRSDNEPDLALFSIIVGAVENNLTNVKNCDKDVNIINVLTNKLAKIKFPCVEWEEVKGLHERFVSLMRSGVDAKLLAGEYATRELVKRVADVVWNSLTRSYYKDRAHLQSIYSFLTGNKLDCFGVAFAVTAGCQVLGKRDVHLALSEDHAWVVFGKDGTETAEVTWHGKGNEDKRGRSVEDGMLARSWLYVAGKPVVCTRLMELAALVSSINITLTPTIDVHEVAQMQHRLLWLLYENGCLDMYPMALGNLGDLDEYMKLSNCSDQSENTLPEDTTKSASRPDSAALYTQAIRSSRTHYEDRHVYPYTFQGGYYHRHKMYKEAFHAWACAGDVIRHYNYSRDDEEIYKEFSEIANELIPQLMKVESSGHSARSILKDPECFASLLRFYDGICKWEEGSQTPILHIGWAKPLVSTISKFDAEVRAQVHIVCSLDDSEKSESETKEEENKWNNNSESGELSVREQLTAAVNSRPRVTLHSHKMAALQPLLLAERLNTHALQLQLTAQSQLQRPQAPTKRRDDDDANTSRAKRARRER from the exons ATGTCTGAATTATCACAATATAAAAAAGCATTTCCCATCGATAGTATACAAAAAGTATACGAATTGTTTGAAGACCAACTACGCAGTGACAATGAGCCTGATTTGGCTCTATTTTCTATTATCGTCGGTGCAGTCGAGAATAATTTGACTAATGTAAAGAACTGCGATAAGGATGTAAACATTATTAACGTGTTGACAAATAAGCTTGCCAAGATAAAGTTTCCATGCGTAGAATGGGAGGAAGTGAAGGGTCTGCACGAGCGGTTCGTGTCTTTGATGCGCAGCGGCGTGGACGCAAAGCTGCTGGCCGGCGAGTATGCGACGCGCGAGCTGGTGAAGCGAGTGGCCGACGTGGTGTGGAACTCGCTAACGCGCAGCTACTACAAGGACCGCGCACACTTGCAGTCCATCTACAGTTTCCTCACTGGGAACAAGCTCGATTGCTTCGGCGTAGCCTTTGCCGTCACCGCCGGGTGCCAAGTGCTGGGCAAGCGGGATGTGCACCTTGCGCTGTCTGAAGACCATGCATGGGTAGTTTTTGGGAAAGATGGGACTGAAACAGCAGAG GTGACATGGCATGGAAAAGGCAATGAAGACAAAAGAGGCCGGTCCGTAGAGGATGGAATGCTGGCACGGTCCTGGCTGTATGTAGCCGGCAAGCCTGTGGTATGCACACGGCTGATGGAGCTGGCGGCGCTGGTGTCCTCCATCAACATCACTCTCACCCCCACCATTGATGTTCATGAAGTGGCACAAATGCAGCACAGGCTCCTCTGGCTTCTTTATGAAAATG gATGCCTAGACATGTACCCCATGGCGCTCGGAAACCTAGGTGACTTAGACGAGTACATGAAGCTATCAAACTGCTCTGACCAATCAGAAAACACACTGCCTGAAGACACCACCAAAAGTGCCTCTCGACCAGACTCCGCTGCCTTATACACGCAAGCCATCCGTTCCTCAAGGACACACTATGAAGATCGGCATGTGTACCCGTACACATTCCAAGGAGGTTACTACCATCGGCATAAGATGTACAAGGAAGCGTTTCATGCTTGGGCATGTGCTGGGGACGTCATTCGGCA TTACAACTATTCTCGAGATGATGAAGAAATCTACAAGGAGTTTTCGGAAATTGCTAATGAGCTTATACCCCAGTTAATGAAGGTTGAAAGCTCAGGGCATTCTGCACGGTCTATTCTTAAAGATCCAGAATGCTTTGCTTCTCTTTTAAG ATTTTACGACGGAATATGCAAATGGGAAGAGGGCAGCCAGACGCCCATCCTACACATAGGCTGGGCTAAGCCGCTGGTCAGCACCATTTCCAAATTCGACGCCGAAGTCCGCGCGCAG GTCCACATCGTCTGCAGCCTCGACGACTCGGAGAAATCTGAGTCCGAAACaaaagaagaagaaaacaaATGGAACAACAACTCGGAAAGCGGCGAACTGTCCGTACGGGAACAGCTCACGGCGGCCGTCAACAGCCGGCCGAGAGTCACCCTTCACAGCCACAAGATGGCGGCACTACAACCCCTGCTGCTAGCGGAGAGGTTAAACACGCATGCGCTGCAGTTGCAGCTGACGGCGCAGAGTCAGCTGCAGCGGCCGCAGGCGCCCACTAAGCGGCGGGATGATGATGACGCGAATACTAGTCGCGCTAAGCGCGCCAGGCGCGAGCGCTGA
- the LOC125226442 gene encoding transforming growth factor beta regulator 1 produces MNNVLNEKQNNSYRKKYKFMKRRIKSLILENAALCDEVAKIQESIIIVKDERKFLLRKLLEYVNEAEFSQQNYRHDTTTMANGPSAKLKKRKSLEDNSRSISIS; encoded by the exons ATGAACAACGTCCTAAATGAAAAGCAAAATAATAGCTACCGTAAAAAGTATAAATTTATGAAAAGAAGAATTAAAAGTTTAATACTA GAAAATGCTGCACTTTGTGATGAAGTTGCAAAAATTCAAGAAAGTATAATAATTGTAAAGGATGAGAGAAAATTTCTGTTGCGGAAACTACTGGAATATGTAAATGAAGCTGAATTTTCACAGCAAAACTACAGACATGATACAACTACCATGGCTAATGGACCCAGTGCAAAACTTAAGAAGAGAAAGAGTTTAGAAGATAATAGTAGAAGCATTTCCATATCGTAA
- the LOC125226435 gene encoding uncharacterized protein KIAA1143 homolog, whose protein sequence is MANRKRNVNYIKPEDPEFLKIIKRQAGYDDRNRKFDPLENAEEDFVDDTESEEPQVVVLKPGDLTAEEAEVERKRLEKEAEETKADLSQRVIFKPKSKKENDKKEKETSKKKSNQKKQSQLLSFNDEEENDESS, encoded by the coding sequence ATGGCTAATAGAAAAAGGAACGTGAATTACATCAAACCGGAGGATCCAGAGTTCCTTAAAATTATAAAGAGACAAGCTGGATACGATGACAGAAATCGGAAATTCGACCCGCTCGAGAATGCCGAAGAAGATTTCGTGGATGATACAGAAAGTGAAGAGCCGCAAGTCGTCGTATTGAAACCGGGAGACCTCACGGCCGAGGAGGCAGAGGTCGAGAGGAAACGGCTAGAGAAAGAAGCGGAAGAAACTAAGGCAGACCTTAGCCAACgagttatttttaaaccaaagtcaaagaaagaaaatgataaaaaagaaaaagagacAAGCAAGAAGAAATCCAATCAAAAAAAGCAAAGTCAATTGTTGTCATTTAATGACGAAGAGGAGAATGATGAAAGTAGTTAG
- the LOC125225256 gene encoding pancreatic triacylglycerol lipase-like → METSIKLLLSISFVFQLTCVYNTKSIGKDEMLNVGVKFSGGPNHSSKPYPGYGTEWVYFPDGDGIPHFVNLTSTDQKQLRRGQYMEIEYRLYIRELSNYINLDGSAQPPNGTNMTGLLSNKPVKLVTHGWLSSTEGDMVKNIKDAYLKNKDVAVIAVDWSDTANDLIYPIVVQSTGKVGAHVGQFLDAFCELYNVSGKRLHLIGHSLGAHLMGVAASTTSVAVGRVTGLDPARPLFDNPKKPNTLTLDSSDAVFVDVIHTCGGALGVMNNSGHADFYPNSGKPPQPGCEISETCSHTRAYMYFSESIDNPTGFPACRSKNWIRDRGR, encoded by the exons ATGGAAACTTCGATCAAATTATTATTGAGTATTTCATTCGTGTTTCAGTTGACGTGtgtttacaatacaaaaagtatCGGAAAAG ATGAAATGTTAAATGTTGGGGTTAAGTTTTCTGGAGGACCCAATCATAGCTCCAAACCTTACCCTGGCTACGGGACGGAGTGGGTTTACTTCCCAGATGGAGATGGCATACCGCATTTTGTTAATTTGACCTCTACTGATCAGAAACAGTTGCGTAGAGGACAATATATGGAAATTGAATATAGATTGTATATAAG GGAATTATCCAATTATATAAATCTCGATGGATCAGCACAGCCACCCAACGGTACAAATATGACCGGTCTGTTATCTAACAAACCGGTAAAATTGGTAACTCACGGTTGGTTATCATCTACCGAAGGCGATATGGTCAAGAACATCAAGGATGCATACTTGAAAAACAAAGATGTCGCAGTAATAGCCGTAGACTGGAGTGATACGGCGAATGACCTAATCTATCCAATTGTAGTACAGAGCACAGGGAAAGTGGGGGCACATGTTGGCCAGTTTTTAGATGCATTCTGCGAACTCTACAATGTCTCCGGTAAAAGATTGCATTTAATCGGACATAGCCTCGGAGCACACTTGATGGGAGTCGCTGCGTCGACAACTAGTGTGGCGGTAGGAAGAGTCACTG GCCTCGACCCAGCCCGACCTCTCTTCGATAATCCAAAGAAACCGAACACTTTGACCCTGGATTCATCAGACGCAGTGTTTGTAGACGTAATACACACCTGCGGCGGAGCCTTGGGCGTCATGAATAACAGTGGCCATGCTGACTTCTATCCAAACAGCGGTAAACCACCACAACCTGGCTGTGAGA TTTCAGAAACATGTAGTCATACAAGAGCTTACATGTACTTTTCGGAGTCCATTGATAACCCTACTGGTTTTCCTGCTTGCCGAAGCAAAAATTGGATTAGAGATAGAgggcgctga